A stretch of Clostridium formicaceticum DNA encodes these proteins:
- a CDS encoding ABC transporter ATP-binding protein yields MIILETSNLTKRFGKFTALDGVDIKVKKGEVYGFIGPNGAGKSTTIRILLGILKASAGEAKIFGKDVWKDSVDVHKRIAYVPGDVNLWPNLTGGEVIDLFVKLRGANDKNRRDALIEKFDLDPSKKCRTYSKGNRQKVALVAAFSSDADFYILDEPTSGLDPLMEKIFQECVMKVKLEGKSVLLSSHILSEVERLCDKIGIIRQGKMIETGTLSELRHLTRISLLVETKQAMPSLSELKGVHAMEKKDQALSFQVDTEELGNVIKYIGEFGVVKLESAPPTLEDLFMRHYNAEGDGL; encoded by the coding sequence ATGATCATTTTAGAAACCAGCAATTTAACAAAAAGATTTGGTAAGTTTACTGCTTTAGACGGGGTTGATATAAAGGTGAAAAAAGGAGAGGTTTATGGCTTTATAGGACCAAATGGTGCCGGAAAATCCACTACAATCCGTATATTACTGGGTATTTTGAAAGCAAGTGCAGGTGAAGCCAAGATTTTTGGCAAAGATGTTTGGAAGGATTCTGTTGACGTTCACAAGCGAATTGCCTATGTACCTGGTGATGTGAATTTGTGGCCCAATCTTACTGGGGGTGAAGTGATCGATTTATTTGTAAAGCTACGGGGTGCTAATGATAAAAATCGTCGGGATGCGTTGATTGAAAAATTTGATTTGGATCCGTCAAAAAAATGCAGAACCTATTCAAAGGGTAATCGACAAAAAGTTGCATTGGTTGCTGCCTTTTCGTCAGATGCAGATTTTTATATTTTAGACGAACCCACGTCAGGACTTGATCCATTGATGGAAAAAATCTTTCAAGAATGCGTGATGAAGGTGAAGTTAGAAGGGAAAAGTGTCCTGCTTTCCAGTCATATTTTATCTGAAGTAGAACGATTATGTGATAAGATTGGCATCATTCGCCAAGGCAAAATGATTGAAACCGGCACTTTAAGTGAATTACGTCATTTAACAAGAATAAGTCTACTTGTTGAAACAAAGCAAGCAATGCCATCTTTAAGTGAGTTAAAAGGTGTTCATGCTATGGAAAAAAAAGATCAAGCTCTTTCCTTCCAGGTAGATACTGAAGAATTAGGTAATGTTATTAAGTATATAGGTGAATTTGGGGTTGTGAAGTTAGAAAGTGCACCACCTACGTTGGAAGATTTGTTTATGCGCCACTATAATGCAGAAGGAGATGGATTGTAA